A stretch of DNA from Thermus antranikianii DSM 12462:
TCTCCGCGTAGAGGGTGTTGGGGGAGAGGCGGGAGATCCAAAGGGCCAGGCTCGCTTGCCTGAGCTGGCTTTCAGGGTCCATGGGATCGGCCCGGAGAAGGAGGGCGTTTGCGGCCAGGTCGGTGAGGATGGGGAAGAAGACGGCAAAGAAGAGCCAGACCCCGATAGCCGCTAAGGCAGCAGTGGCCGGCTGGCGAAAGAGAACGGAGAAGAGGAGGCCCAAGGCCAGCCAGAAGCCCGCATAGGCCAAGGTGGCCAGGAGGAAGAGGAAGGCCCGGGCCATTTCCTCACCCCCAGGAGGCACTCCCAGGGTGAAGAGGCCAAGGCCTACCACCAGGAGGAAGAGGGCGGTGAGGAGCACGGCCAGGGTGCCGAGCCCCGCCAGGAATTTGCCGAAGAGGAGGGCGTCCCGGTAGATGGGCTGGGAGAGGATACGGGAAAGCGTTCCCCTGGTGTACTCCCCGTTCACCGCATCGAAGGCTAAGGCGATGGCGGCCAGGGGTACGAAGAAGGAGAGGAAGCCCACGAAGGAGGGCAGGGGGTCCTGGGCGGTGGTGAGGAGTTTCAGGTAAAGGTAAGGGTCTTCCCCCACGGTCTGGCGCAGGGTCTTGGTACCGGTGTACACGGCGGCCAGGGCGGATAGGAGGATCAATCCCTCTAAGATGCGCATCCTCAGGCCCGTGAGGTGGTCGGCCATCTCCTTGAAGAAAACCGCCCAAAGCCCGGTCCAGGGGGAGCCTTCACGCCGCATGGGCCACCTCCTTGAAGTAGTGGGCGTAGACCTCGTCCAGGCTGGGACGGCGGAGGGAGAGGCTCAGAAGCTCGCCGTGTTCCACGGCTATCCGGGCTAGCTCCGGCCGGAGGTCCCTGCTGGAGAGGACCCGGTACCGTCCTCCCTCCACCGCCACCCGGGCCACGCCTTCCAGGCGGCGGAAGGCGTCCTCGAGGCCCGGGCTGGCCTCCACCAGGATCTCGTACCCACCCCCTAAGACCCTTTGCGCCAACTCCTCCACGGTGCCCAAAAGGGCGAGGTGCCCCTTATGGAAAAGCCCCACCCGGTCGCAGACCTCCTGGACCTGGTGCAGGAGGTGGCTGGAGAGGAGGATGGTGATGCCCTCCGCCTTCAGGCCCTTGATGAGCTCCAGAAACTCCCGGGCGGCCTCCGGGTCTAGGCCCAGGGTGGGCTCATCCAGGATGGCCACCTTGGGCCTCTTCAGGAGTACCTCTGCAAGTCCGAGCCGCTGCCGCATTCCCCGGCTGAAGGCGGAGACCCGCCGGTCCCGCACCTCCCACAGGCCCATGCGCTTGAGCACCTCCTCTATGCGGGCCTTGGCCTCAGCCTCGGGAAGGCCCAAAAGGCGGGTGGTGTAGCGCAGGTTCTCCCAGGCGGTGAGCTCCCCGTAAAACCCCACCTGGTCAGGGAGGTATCCCACCTGGGTTTTCACCTTCAAGGGTTCCCGCATGGGATCCAATCCCAGCACCCGGGCCTCGCCCCGGGTGGGCTCGGTGAGGCCCAGGAGCATGAGGATGGTGGTGGTCTTCCCCGAGCCGTTAGGCCCAAGAAGGCCGA
This window harbors:
- a CDS encoding ABC transporter ATP-binding protein; translated protein: MTVIETHGLTKRYGRVVAVEDLNLEVREGEVFGLLGPNGSGKTTTILMLLGLTEPTRGEARVLGLDPMREPLKVKTQVGYLPDQVGFYGELTAWENLRYTTRLLGLPEAEAKARIEEVLKRMGLWEVRDRRVSAFSRGMRQRLGLAEVLLKRPKVAILDEPTLGLDPEAAREFLELIKGLKAEGITILLSSHLLHQVQEVCDRVGLFHKGHLALLGTVEELAQRVLGGGYEILVEASPGLEDAFRRLEGVARVAVEGGRYRVLSSRDLRPELARIAVEHGELLSLSLRRPSLDEVYAHYFKEVAHAA
- a CDS encoding ABC transporter permease — its product is MRREGSPWTGLWAVFFKEMADHLTGLRMRILEGLILLSALAAVYTGTKTLRQTVGEDPYLYLKLLTTAQDPLPSFVGFLSFFVPLAAIALAFDAVNGEYTRGTLSRILSQPIYRDALLFGKFLAGLGTLAVLLTALFLLVVGLGLFTLGVPPGGEEMARAFLFLLATLAYAGFWLALGLLFSVLFRQPATAALAAIGVWLFFAVFFPILTDLAANALLLRADPMDPESQLRQASLALWISRLSPNTLYAEILTAVLNPAVRSLGPILITQLEGAVLGTPLPLSQSLLLIWPQLTGLMASVILLFTLAYVAFQRQEVRA